A stretch of the Erpetoichthys calabaricus chromosome 3, fErpCal1.3, whole genome shotgun sequence genome encodes the following:
- the znf292b gene encoding zinc finger protein 292b isoform X6, translated as MADDEAEKDHSEDMSVAAAIEALQTQLHNLFGELKESREPPVQSASQYCQHFCQTLVEYADRWKISEDPLPLVEVYMIAILSFAEARHHLTSECESVGLVLERLVLSCVELLLSLPEQIPKPLWSKFQTVIKTSHSQLLENGNTELHMLSVIVQEEGVWSHPVLHNILSKETIETEKVKEFLQAEGPMLLNMRVKHLIKVNQLECAASLARACADYPEFGGKINFKQTYLVCLCAVLPQDQLMQQISEVDCKDALEMICNLESEGEEKSALALCTAFLTRQFLQEDMYCAWELTLFWSKLQQRVEPSTQVFLDCCRRLSQLSKTVYHIFFLIKVIQSEVEDGGLAACIELCIRALRMDSIKNTNIKATICKTIICLLPNDLEVRRACQLTEFLLEPTVESYYSVETLYNEPDQKLDVENLPVPNSLRCELLLVLKTQWPFDPEFWDWKTLKRHCLGLMGEEASIVCSIDELNDSEAFDHLDDEDGQKVLEQEFSGLVDCVFDAENAFDDLDDEKQKKKDFKKLKEKGFISARFRNWQAYMQYCVLCDKEFLGHRIVRHAQKHVKDGVYHCPICAESFNRKELFVPHVTSHVKQSCKERLAAMKSNRRKITSAKMPTSNIVSQKVKPSEKQENRPKKKNRLYSNDFVVFNDNDISEDEVKGKLSKIALAAHRAEYKEEYTCPVNDCKKGFKYFKNLVAHVKGHKNNEDAKRFLEMQSKKVVCQYCRRQFVSVTHLNDHLQMHCGVKPYICIQVNCKSSFSTNSELLIHRKEHTVFKAKCMFPNCGRIFYEAYMLYDHEAQHYNTFTCKSPDCGKIFHSQAKLDLHQEDHLMQTNNSTSEEHVVESEEKQSELPLASQITTATKQGLLSEPLSQATVMEATTTQLLEPSSVNLSQSLPLNLNPVDVDPTPEPNPNLLQPTSQAILSPTISQEISMCSPKNDFPLDGPIQAEHKAESGSSLPFEGIVSMPVNEILNNSALEPSAEIQAQQPVKQTEVYLNGLLANVRVTSTEAVASVTLLKNAEQVAVKTESLDTEKIIMKQHTETTGSVSHDAHFVPQAVKEEQKITFPPAANQGNPPVSGETQVKVKYNCTFDGCTRTYSCTRSVSKHMKAAHAEYYAALILARKNKKLAKASGAHPVSSEGRVFSVPSQMANDKLPICASEVGKLVNPLFSYQMGRLPTTVTMPSLSLKCESNQGHAPPSQAENPLNPGFFPQVETTTNQVLPLHKEMNVNPVLSINARGVGSNLSSSSILPLHKESPAKLLSLHLQTLTNQVLSQISATDPELSPQNSASDMLKCAQTALMNVVLASQTNTNPTLQTGIKNLIMFPQPEVDAKTDIPSHAKGTDHFILNEKPRSPFLASHLTDGSNVHSSSEMNSTAQPNHLEGEKRPVLLPLDCGVNPRERAQNESFCKVYSSNLVKTENPGNTSEVGSSPSTDLSHIRELNPDLANAIGAHSNPLLPSVVESVGQTLLPSCLESPKIPGLPEQLQASVNPLFMPQLDSNSFPILPSEAERGPQVQTLINCDFPSAAKSAQANAMSSLETDTGALKDEDTTLKVKRTKHNKRTKWPAIVKGGKYLCSRCFREFPSPKSLGGHLSKRSHCKPDNELPGEIHQDKASLLLNDLLNSSNSLNVHQLASQFNSNQSLALDTLPSRFLPDSESNGSCAELSEGDQQSEIIKQALETAGIKNIFETSSVLQQSFQSSPVNYQTETSIPESSVIQHTGKIKIKSENTNFLITQEIKNDINMRPCNEFLKQEQPVFSSDIFSDNLLTQMLAENNSISNINLDSNPLSQLLLADQTSKQKCDTESPATASIPQQNTVPNENLLTAITSLSQTFMPNQMPVHNSSQQSVNYCSPPNTNQKTIMVKQKIQALLFKTEDVNDKTTDATPVCTSAPNTNLQGNGHLEILGGSNPQMPGLKSQEIKFNNFSNYGVGQEMKQKNDSILQKPILEAPVSSSNYVLGSSHNLSTSTSQDITPDPINLPTSSFHVAQIDNEILDILRAFQKLSLETNSNATIIGTSTSVKQYNGVATSEQTDVLLPDSTVKTDLQSFESIIKPFVCESEGCPYSAMTKDALFKHYHKIHNYDEDKMNEIRKNQLKFAPFRCHICNKTFTRNSNLRAHCQAVHHLSQEEMVKLKIKRPYSRKPAHELPDTEPVQSTIVVQGQHVPVHPVESTFATQQLTASKSSEECLSDAHNQSTQASYFCLDSHNGHVPENIFNGRPDQSSKTLSTTKHDAFQQMSAQLPIQGRIVPEISVTESSVTTHGFPSETLQHTYRPQLEIVQPTISPLVGDLQPINRLPSETLQQHTLQPASGAQLPVLRPASGILQPLLRPTLETLQPLLRPASGTLQPLLKPASGTLQPLLRPASGTLQTTFRPMSGTLHPTFRPVSGALQPILRSTSGTLQPILQSTSGTLQPVIRALSTILQPSIKSPSATMQPNNTPLTATPHSSIWPPTGVLQSLSGLASGIPQSTISSPLAELQPSVTSQSSVLQPTISSQFITLQATISAAAITQPQSGMDSHGLLHQQLVNTRPLVEEFQQHPSTGSQDMTCQNPRIECQDVAPENPITGAQIVIPLQSSMVFQEMPPQQQLAQDHQPSMESQDGATQQQPRIVSQEGIHKWEPNTGSQEGIPEWQPSTASQVITAQQQQPSAVSQEVNPWPQPGTGSQEVNPWQQLTTGSEEVNPWQQPSTGSQENTLWQDTNTASQEGALWQEPSIKSEQVIPWDQPSKESQEATSQQQPTTETEETSTEQPPSTESHVVTPWQPSTTESQEVIPQQQPTTGYQKMTPQQQLTTESKEVTHWQQPTTGSQEVTPWQQPTTGSQEVSPRQQPTTGSQEVTPQEQATTGSQELTPQQQSTTGSQEVTLPQECSTGSTKVSPPQQSTTGYQDITHQQHTCTGSQELSILQQPTTVYQEINSQLQPCTESKSLPPRKVSMDVQEGALQQHQSGCQNTPNQQPIIDSQTVVTPLQLTCLGSQKGSFYQPSAGSHEMAPQQHHLPNTEHQTGTLQQPSTVAQASLQGPYKVFPEMVQQPPLTLESSVQQQQHPVTAAPALQLQHQNPFTGLSVAPLQQQPTTGFLSAAFPQQPIIGSSATTPKQHTFGSPAAIVQQPIFGSPAAMLQPKMMSNAVFQPKIGLSALLQPTIRPQPKLQPAFQPKANLQPAGQMRSKLLSDSGSPTKIQSIGKAPTQLQANPIFQAMPQAKSIFQTGFQPGNSSGILRPSSFISPSKFQPTAGPKLQHSILAPAKLKHPILAPPKLNPNAISSSQGKPIIASSTMSQHTSSGLAGVPGLTAFGLPLTGEPSVQQNIPGQVLPDKSKQNISKPKMEKPKKTSKPEEKKQKTEFETSNSFSPYRPYRCVHQGCSAAFTIQPNLILHYKAVHQSDLPKFEQENEDELDELNDTELNQMRELRCQVKNCSRIFQEATSLFQHYTQLHEFNLEQAGNLMSSINLGRFQCDQPNCKVKFTVFWKYIGHLEMAHDVRKVLRNEAAGVFKCDCEGCDRVYATRSNLLRHLFRKHKESHKAHLIRPRKKLPGQEYASSIKNASKKLCVGGKNNNGKNVLLKKSKPKFPVIDEKKKKLIFDPKSEIILPLKTCDEALAMCIKKFPMQYPCMIKDCDSVVSSERNIIRHYKTHNLVEDFILQRRSQLVLCKKRLPPQAKKEYNECEETEKSEVGISDKEDFKDTCVETNETESCQASSQKDNAENLSNVLASDLAEETFPTKSILQNLEERQPVTDSSFLARSKRGRPIKKKHHEMQTITSQKCNEDLITPDMANDLSSSCSSSECASTSFLTPVKRPHCHKNTGLSTFRPMGFEASFLKFLEESAEKPKKKIKESEPDNVTPKEEKPPPPQNEKLMHEISSLHSDLHISSEDYENVIDFRNPLNLQSVNNVKIVMDDTFSDGAGLLLKQLQEMRPTVVLKKWLCS; from the exons atttctgaagtagattGCAAGGACGCATTAGAAATGATCTGTAATCTTGAGTcggaaggagaagaaaagagtgCTTTAGCACTGTGTACAGCATTTCTAACCCGTCAGTTTTTACAAGAAGATATGTACTGTGCTTG ggagCTAACCTTGTTTTGGAGTAAACTACAGCAGAGAGTAGAACCCTCGACACAAGTCTTTCTTGACTGCTGCCGCCGATTGTCCCAGCTTTCTAAAACAGTTTAccacattttctttctgattaaaGTCATTCAGTCAGAG GTTGAAGACGGAGGACTTGCAGCATGTATTGAATTGTGCATTCGAGCCCTAAGAATGGATTctatcaaaaatacaaatataaaagcaACTATCTGTAAGACTATCATCTGCTTGTTACCTAATGACTTGGAAGTGAGGCGTGCTTGCCAACTTACAGAATTTCTTTTGGAGCCTACTGTTGAGTCCTACTATTCTGTTGAGACATTATACAATGAACCTGATCAGAAACTAGATGTTGAAAACCTTCCAGTGCCCAATTCACTACGCTGTGAGCTTTTGCTGGTATTAAAAACTCAGTGGCCTTTTGATCCAGAGTTTTGGGACTGGAAGACGCTGAAACGCCATTGTTTAGGCTTGATGGGTGAAGAAGCTTCTATTGTATGCTCCATAGATGAGCTCAATGACAGTGAGGCTTTTGATCATCTTGACGATGAAGATGGACAGAAAGTTCTGGAACAAGAGTTCAGTGGACTTGTGGACTGCGTTTTTGATGCAGAAAATGCTTTTGATGATTTAGATgacgaaaaacaaaaaaagaaggattttaaaaaattaaaagaaaaaggattTATATCTGCTAGATTTAGAAATTGGCAGGCTTACATGCAGTACTGTGTCCTGTGTGATAAAGAATTTCTTGGACACAGGATCGTAAGACATGCCCAGAAGCATGTTAAGGATGGGGTTTACCATTGCCCAATATGTGCTGAAAGTTTTAACAGGAAAGAACTGTTTGTCCCACATGTAACATCCCATGTAAAACAGTCTTGCAAGGAAAGACTTGCTGCCATGAAATCTAATAGAAGGAAAATTACATCAGCTAAAATGCCTACTTCTAATATTGTCAGTCAAAAAGTTAAACCTAGTGAAAAGCAAGAAAACAggccaaagaagaaaaacagactaTATTCAAATGATTTTGTAGTTTTCAATGATAATGATATCTCAGAAGATGAAGTCAAAGGAAAACTGTCAAAAATTGCGCTTGCAGCACACAGAGCAGAATACAAAGAGGAATATACGTGCCCTGTTAATGACTGTAAAAAGGgcttcaaatatttcaaaaatttagTAGCTCATGTGAAAGGACATAAAAACAATGAAGATGCTAAACGGTTCCTTGAGATGCAGAGTAAGAAAGTAGTTTGTCAGTACTGCCGTCGCCAGTTTGTCAGTGTCACCCACCTCAACGATCATTTACAAATGCACTGTGGTGTAAAGCCCTATATCTGCATACAGGTAAATTGCAAGTCCAGCTTCTCTACTAACTCTGAATTACTAATACACAGGAAAGAACATACAGTATTCAAAGCAAAATGCATGTTTCCAAACTGTGGAAGAATTTTTTATGAAGCCTATATGCTATATGACCACGAAGCTCAGCATTACAATACATTCACTTGCAAAAGTCCAGattgtggaaaaatatttcaTTCCCAAGCAAAACTGGATCTGCACCAGGAAGATCATCTAATGCAAACAAATAATTCAACTTCTGAAGAGCATGTCGTAGAATCAGAAGAAAAGCAAAGTGAGTTACCACTAGCAAGCCAGATAACTACAGCTACTAAACAAGGTCTGCTGTCAGAACCCCTTAGTCAAGCTACAGTAATGGAAGCTACTACCACTCAGCTACTTGAGCCAAGCTCAGTGAACTTAAGTCAGTCATTACCACTCAATTTGAACCCAGTGGATGTTGACCCCACACCAGAGCCAAATCCGAATTTATTACAACCAACTAGTCAAGCTATATTAAGTCCAACCATTTCTCAAGAGATAAGCATGTGCTCTCCTAAAAACGATTTTCCTCTGGATGGCCCAATTCAGGCAGAACACAAAGCAGAGTCAGGAAGTAGCTTACCTTTTGAGGGTATTGTAAGCATGCCAGtcaatgaaattttaaataattcagcACTTGAACCATCAGCTGAAATTCAGGCACAACAGCCAGTTAAACAGACCGAAGTTTATCTAAATGGTCTTTTAGCAAATGTTAGGGTCACCTCAACTGAAGCAGTAGCTTCAGTCACACTGTTAAAAAATGCTGAACAGGTTGCCGTTAAAACTGAATCTCTGgatactgaaaaaataattatgaagCAGCATACAGAAACAACTGGCAGTGTTTCGCATGATGCACATTTTGTACCTCAGGCAGTGAAAGAGGAACAAAAGATTACATTTCCACCAGCAGCAAATCAAGGCAATCCCCCTGTATCTGGAGagactcaagtaaaagtaaaatacaacTGTACCTTTGATGGATGCACTCGGACATACAGTTGTACCAGAAGTGTTAGCAAACACATGAAGGCAGCACATGCTGAATACTATGCTGCTCTGATATTAGCTCGAAAAAACAAAAAGCTTGCAAAAGCATCTGGTGCACACCCTGTTTCTAGTGAAGGCCGTGTTTTTTCAGTACCTTCTCAAATGGCCAATGATAAGCTACCTATCTGTGCATCAGAAGTTGGTAAATTGGTTAACCCACTTTTCTCATACCAAATGGGAAGGCTTCCAACTACAGTGACTATGCCATCTTTGTCATTAAAATGTGAGAGCAATCAAGGTCATGCGCCACCAAGTCAAGCTGAGAATCCTTTAAATCCTGGCTTTTTTCCACAAGTTGAAACCACTACAAATCAGGTACTGCCTTTGCATAAGGAGATGAATGTAAATCCTGTCCTGTCTATAAATGCTAGAGGAGTTGGTTCTAACTTGTCTTCCAGCTCTATTCTGCCTTTGCATAAAGAAAGTCCTGCAAAATTATTATCTCTGCATTTGCAAACACTGACTAATCAAGTTTTGTCACAAATCAGTGCCACAGATCCTGAACTGTCTCCACAAAACTCTGCCTCAGATATGCTAAAATGTGCTCAGACTGCACTGATGAATGTAGTTTTAGCATCACAGACTAACACAAACCCAACTTTGCAAACAGGAATAAAAAATCTGATTATGTTTCCACAGCCAGAAGTAGATGCAAAGACTGATATTCCTTCACATGCAAAAGGAACtgatcatttcattttaaatgaaaaacctAGAAGTCCATTTCTGGCATCTCATTTAACTGATGGCTCAAATGTACATTCATCTTCTGAAATGAATAGCACTGCACAGCCAAACCATTTAGAAGGTGAAAAGAGGCCGGTGCttttgcctttggactgtggggtaAATCCAAGAGAGCGTGCGCAAAATGAAAGCTTTTGTAAAGTTTATTCATCAAATTTAGTAAAGACTGAAAATCCAGGGAACACTTCTGAAGTGGGCAGTTCTCCTAGTACAGATTTATCTCACATACGTGAACTAAATCCTGATTTAGCCAATGCTATAGGAGCCCACAGTAATCCATTGCTACCATCTGTGGTAGAGAGTGTTGGACAGACATTATTGCCATCCTGTCTTGAGAGTCCAAAGATTCCAGGGTTACCAGAGCAGCTACAGGCTTCTGTGAATCCACTATTTATGCCACAGCTTGATTCAAACTCATTTCCCATCTTACCCTCTGAGGCTGAACGAGGCCCACAAGTTCAAACCCTCATTAATTGTGACTTTCCTTCTGCAGCTAAATCTGCTCAGGCAAATGCCATGAGTTCTCTTGAAACTGATACAGGTGCATTGAAAGATGAAGATACCACTCTTAAAGTTAAGAGAACTAAacacaataaaagaacaaaatggcCAGCTATAGTGAAAGGAGGCAAATATCTGTGTAGCCGTTGTTTCAGAGAATTCCCAAGTCCTAAGTCTTTAGGTGGGCATTTATCTAAGAGGTCTCATTGCAAACCAGATAATGAGCTTCCTGGAGAAATTCACCAAGACAAAGCATCTTTACTTCTCAATGATTTACTAAATTCATCAAATTCTTTAAATGTACATCAGCTAGCTTCCCAATTTAATTCTAACCAGTCATTAGCATTAGATACCCTTCCATCAAGGTTTTTACCCGACTCAGAAAGTAATGGGTCATGTGCTGAACTAAGTGAAGGAGATCAACAAAGTGAGATTATTAAACAAGCTTTGGAAACTGCAGGCATTAAGAACATATTTGAAACATCATCAGTCCTGCAGCAATCATTCCAATCTTCCCCTGTAAACTATCAAACAGAAACAAGTATCCCTGAAAGTTCAGTTATACAAcacactggaaaaataaaaataaaatctgagaacACAAACTTTCTCATAActcaagaaattaaaaatgatataaacatGCGCCCATGTAATGAATTTTTAAAGCAGGAACAGCCAGTGTTTTCTTCAGATATCTTTTCTGATAACCTATTAACTCAGATGTTGGCAGAAAATAATTCAATAAGTAATATTAACTTGGATTCAAACCCATTAAGCCAGTTGCTGCTTGCTGATCAGACGAGTAAACAAAAGTGTGATACTGAGTCTCCAGCCACAGCCAGCATTCCTCAACAGAACACTGTGCCAAATGAAAATTTACTTACTGCAATAACCAGTCTTTCACAGACATTTATGCCAAACCAAATGCCTGTGCATAATTCTTCACAGCAATCAGTAAATTATTGCAGTCCACCtaataccaatcagaaaacaattaTGGTCAAGCAAAAAATTCAGGCTCTGTTATTTAAAACTGAAGATGTGAATGACAAGACAACTGATGCCACACCAGTATGTACTAGTGCACCTAATACTAATCTGCAGGGAAATGGCCATCTTGAAATTTTAGGTGGTAGTAATCCCCAAATGCCAGGACTAAAAAGCCAAGAGattaaatttaataatttctCAAATTACGGTGTGGGTCAAGAAATGAAACAGAAGAATGATTCCATTTTGCAAAAACCTATTTTGGAGGCACCAGTGAGTAGCTCTAATTATGTGCTCGGTTCCTCCCATAACTTGAGCACATCAACATCACAGGATATTACACCTGATCCTATAAATTTGCCGACCAGTAGTTTTCATGTCGCACAAATAGACAATGAAATACTAGACATACTAAGAGCATTTCAGAAGCTAAGTCTTGAGACAAATAGCAATGCCACCATTATTGGCACTTCCACTAGTGTGAAACAATATAATGGAGTAGCAACAAGTGAGCAAACAGATGTGCTGCTGCCTGACTCCACTGTCAAAACTGATTTGCAGTCCTTTGAAAGCATTATTAAGCCTTTTGTTTGTGAAAGTGAAGGTTGTCCTTACAGTGCAATGACTAAGGATGCTTTGTTTAAGCACTACCATAAAATACACAATTATGATGAAGACAAGATGAATGAAATCAGGAAAAACCAGCTGAAGTTTGCTCCATTTCGCTGCCACATTTGTAATAAGACATTCACTAGGAACTCTAATCTTAGAGCCCATTGTCAGGCAGTGCATCACTTGTCACAGGAGGAAATGGTCAAGTTGAAAATAAAGAGACCATATAGTAGAAAACCTGCTCATGAGCTACCTGATACAGAGCCAGTACAGAGCACAATTGTTGTACAAGGGCAGCATGTTCCTGTCCATCCTGTTGAAAGCACATTTGCCACTCAACAATTGACTGCCAGTAAAAGTTCAGAAGAGTGTTTATCTGATGCACATAATCAGTCTACACAAGCATCTTACTTCTGTCTTGATTCACACAATGGACATGTTCCTGAAAACATATTTAATGGTAGACCTGACCAGTCTTCTAAGACACTGTCTACAACGAAACATGATGCATTTCAACAGATGTCTGCTCAGCTGCCAATACAAGGACGGATAGTACCAGAAATTTCTGTAACTGAATCATCTGTTACCACACACGGGTTTCCATCAGAAACATTGCAACATACATATAGACCCCAGCTGGAAATCGTGCAGCCCACCATTTCACCGTTGGTTGGAGATTTGCAGCCCATAAACAGGCTTCCATCTGAAACACTGCAGCAGCACACCCTTCAGCCTGCTTCCGGTGCACAGCTGCCCGTCCTTAGACCAGCATCAGGAATCCTGCAGCCCCTCCTCAGGCCCACGTTGGAAACGCTGCAGCCCCTCCTCAGGCCTGCATCTGGAACACTGCAGCCCCTCCTCAAGCCTGCATCTGGAACACTGCAGCCCCTCCTCAGGCCTGCATCCGGAACACTGCAGACCACCTTCAGGCCCATGTCGGGTACACTACATCCCACTTTCAGGCCTGTGTCAGGAGCCCTGCAACCAATCCTCAGGTCCACCTCAGGAACACTGCAACCCATCCTTCAATCTACATCAGGAACCCTGCAGCCTGTTATCAGAGCTTTGTCTACTATACTGCAACCTTCCATCAAGTCTCCTTCAGCAACCATGCAGCCAAACAACACACCTCTTACAGCAACACCACATTCTTCCATCTGGCCTCCTACGGGAGTGTTGCAGTCCCTTAGTGGCCTTGCTTCAGGAATTCCACAGTCAACCATCAGCTCCCCATTGGCTGAGCTGCAACCATCTGTTACTTCTCAGTCATCAGTGCTGCAGCCTACCATTAGCTCCCAGTTCATAACATTGCAGGCCACAATCAGTGCTGCAGCAATAACACAGCCACAGTCTGGTATGGACTCCCATGGCCTGCTGCATCAGCAATTGGTTAACACTAGGCCCTTAGTGGAGGAGTTTCAACAGCATCCCTCTACTGGATCCCAAGATATGACATGTCAGAATCCCAGGATAGAATGCCAAGACGTGGCACCTGAAAATCCCATCACAGGAGCCCAGATTGTTATTCCTCTACAGTCCAGCATGGTATTCCAGGAGATGCCACCTCAGCAGCAGCTAGCACAGGATCACCAGCCCAGTATGGAGTCCCAAGATGGTGCTACTCAGCAGCAGCCTAGGATAGTGTCTCAAGAGGGTATTCACAAGTGGGAGCCTAACACGGGGTCTCAAGAGGGTATCCCTGAATGGCAGCCCAGCACAGCTTCTCAAGTGATTACTGCTCAGCAGCAGCAGCCCAGTGCCGTCTCTCAAGAGGTTAACCCTTGGCCGCAGCCCGGCACAGGATCTCAAGAGGTTAATCCTTGGCAGCAACTCACCACAGGGTCTGAAGAAGTTAACCCTTGGCAACAGCCAAGTACAGGTTCTCAAGAGAATACATTGTGGCAGGATACCAACACAGCATCTCAAGAGGGTGCACTTTGGCAGGAGCCCAGCATAAAGTCTGAACAG GTTATCCCTTGGGATCAACCCAGCAAAGAATCTCAAGAAGCCACTTCTCAGCAGCAGCCCACCACCGAGACTGAAGAGACCTCTACTGAGCAACCGCCCTCCACTGAGTCTCATGTGGTCACCCCTTGGCAGCCATCCACCACCGAATCACAAGAGGTCATCCCTCAGcagcagcccaccacagggtatcAAAAGATGACCCCTCAGCAGCAGCTCACCACAGAGTCTAAAGAGGTCACCCATTGGcaacagcccaccacagggtctCAAGAGGTCACCCCTTGGCAGCAACCCACCACAGGGTCTCAAGAG GTCAGCCCTCGGCAGCAACCCACCACAGGGTCTCAAGAG GTCACCCCTCAGGAGCAGGCCACCACAGGGTCTCAAGAGCTCACCCCACAGCAGCAGTCCACCACAGGGTCTCAAGAAGTTACCCTTCCACAGGAATGCAGCACAGGATCTACAAAAGTTAGCCCTCCACAACAGTCCACCACAGGGTACCAAGATATTACCCATCAGCAGCACACTTGCACAGGATCTCAAGAGCTTTCCATTCTACAACAGCCCACCACAGTGTACCAAGAGATTAACTCTCAGCTGCAGCCCTGCACAGAGTCTAAATCACTTCCCCCTCGGAAGGTCAGCATGGATGTGCAGGAGGGTGCACTGCAGCAGCATCAAAGTGGATGCCAAAACACTCCAAATCAGCAACCCATAATAGACTCCCAAACAGTAGTAACTCCATTGCAGCTGACATGCCTGGGATCCCAAAAAGGGTCATTTTACCAGCCAAGCGCAGGGTCACATGAGATGGCTCCTCAGCAGCATCATTTGCCCAACACAGAGCATCAAACAGGAACACTTCAGCAGCCCAGTACAGTGGCCCAGGCTTCTCTTCAGGGTCCCTATAAAGTATTTCCTGAAATGGTACAGCAGCCTCCACTCACTTTAGAGTCCTCGGTCCAGCAGCAGCAACATCCTGTTACAGCAGCTCCAGCACTACAGTTGCAACATCAAAATCCTTTCACAGGTCtttctgttgcacctctacaacAGCAGCCTACTACAGGTTTTCTGTCAGCTGCATTTCCTCAGCAGCCTATCATTGGATCCTCAGCAACAACTCCGAAGCAGCATACTTTTGGGTCCCCTGCAGCAATAGTGCAACAGCCCATCTTTGGATCCCCTGCTGCAATGCTGCAACCAAAAATGATGTCCAATGCAGTGTTTCAGCCCAAAATTGGATTGAGTGCTCTGCTACAACCAACAATAAGACCTCAACCAAAGTTACAGCCAGCTTTCCAGCCAAAAGCTAATCTCCAGCCCGCTGGCCAGATGAGGTCAAAGCTACTATCAGACAGTGGGTCTCCAACAAAGATTCAATCCATTGGGAAGGCACCCACCCAGCTCCAAGCAAACCCTATATTTCAAGCAATGCCACAGGCTAAGAGCATTTTCCAAACAGGATTTCAGCCAGGCAACAGCTCTGGGATACTGAGACCATCTAGCTTTATATCCCCATCAAAATTTCAACCTACTGCTGGGCCAAAGCTACAACATAGCATTTTGGCCCCAGCTAAGCTAAAGCACCCAATTTTGGCCCCCCCTAAGTTGAATCCCAATGCCATTTCTTCATCTCAGGGGAAGCCTATTATTGCATCCTCTACAATGTCACAGCACACTTCAAGTGGCCTTGCAGGTGTACCTGGGCTCACTGCTTTTGGGCTTCCTTTAACCGGAGAACCTTCAGTCCAACAGAATATACCTGGACAAGTTCTCCCTGACAAATCCAAACAAAATATCTCAAAACCAAAAATGgaaaaaccaaaaaagacatcaaaaccagaggaaaaaaagcagaaaacagaATTTGAAACCTCTAACAGCTTTAGTCCCTATAGGCCATACCGCTGTGTTCACCAGGGTTGTTCAGCTGCTTTCACAATACAGCCCAATTTAATATTACACTATAAAGCTGTACATCAGTCAGACCTACCAAAGTTTGAACAGGAAAATGAAGATGAACTAGATGAGTTAAATGACACAGAGTTGAATCAGATGCGAGAGTTGAGGTGCCAAGTGAAGAATTGTTCTAGAATTTTTCAAGAAGCAACCAGTCTTTTCCAGCATTACACTCAGCTTCATGAGTTTAACTTGGAGCAAGCTGGGAATCTTATGTCCAGTATAAACTTGGGAAGATTCCAGTGTGATCAGCCTAATTGCAAAGTGAAGTTTACAGTCTTCTGGAAATATATTGGTCATCTTGAAATGGCTCATGATGTACGAAAAGTTTTGCGAAATGAGGCAGCAGGAGTATTTAAGTGTGACTGTGAAGGCTGTGATCGTGTATATGCAACAAGATCAAACCTCTTGCGACATCTTTTTCGAAAGCATAAGGAGAGTCATAAGGCACATTTAATTAGACCACGCAAAAAATTACCAGGCCAGGAATATGCATCATCCATCAAAAATGCATCAAAAAAGCTATGTGTtggaggaaaaaataataatggaaaaaatgtacTGCTTAAGAAATCAAAACCTAAATTTCCTGTTatagatgaaaaaaagaaaaagctaatcTTTGACCCAAAAAGTGAAATAATTCTTCCTTTGAAGACATGTGATGAGGCTTTGGCAATGTGTATAAAAAAATTTCCAATGCAATATCCTTGCATGATAAAAGACTGTGATTCTGTTGTTAGCAGTGAGCGTAATATTATTAGACACTACAAAACTCACAACCTGGTTGAAGATTTTATACTACAACGAAGAAGTCAGCTCGTCCTGTGTAAGAAGCGTTTGCCTCCACAAGCAAAGAAAGAATATAATGAATGTGAAGAAACTGAAAAATCAGAGGTAGGCATCTCAGACAAAGAAGACTTCAAAGACACTTGTGTTGAAACAAATGAAACTGAAAGCTGTCAAGCTTCCTCTCAGAAAGACAATGCTGAAAATCTGTCAAATGTTTTAGCTTCAGATTTGGCAGAAGAGACTTTTCCAACCAAATCTATTTTACAAAACCTTGAAGAGAGACAGCCTGTGACAGATTCGAGTTTTTTAGCCAGgagtaaaagaggaaggccaataaaaaaaaaacaccatgaaATGCAGACAATCACTAGTCAGAAATGCAATGAGGATTTAATTACACCTGATATGGCGAATGATTTAAGTAGCTCTTGCAGCAGCTCTGAATGTGCAAGTACGTCTTTTTTAACTCCGGTAAAACGGCCACATTGTCATAAAAATACTGGTTTGAGTACTTTTAGGCCTATGGGTTTTGAAGCATCTTTCCTAAAGTTTTTGGAAGAATCTGCAGAGaagcccaaaaaaaaaattaaagaatctgAACCAGATAATGTTACGCCAAAAGAAGAGAAACCTCCACCCCctcaaaatgaaaaattgatGCATGAAATCTCCAGTTTGCACTCAGATTTGCACATTAGCAGTGAAGATTATGAAAATGTTATTGACTTCAGGAACCCATTAAACCTCCAGTCAGTCAATAATGTAAAAATTGTAATGGACGATACATTTTCTGATGGTGCTGGTCTTTTGCTTAAGCAGCTTCAAGAGATGCGTCCCACGGTTGTGCTAAAGAAATGGCTGTGTAGTTAA